A single region of the Triticum dicoccoides isolate Atlit2015 ecotype Zavitan chromosome 2B, WEW_v2.0, whole genome shotgun sequence genome encodes:
- the LOC119360982 gene encoding NAC transcription factor NAM-B2-like, protein MANLAEAGYVFQPAGRELVGHYLMPRAGLGGFFLPGVIEEGVDVLSLRPRALSFPENHRRDYGEVWGFFFAAKPAGETCPTPGCWVQYGQEKAYYGGEGGREAVAFWRRFAYRYSWRDGEVISPTRWRMKEYRLNRNAAAFRRAHPGPVPADVVFVVHKVYRKPLIPRPPPPPVDSSSSEDEGSESYIVYPRLDELMRRLTLGN, encoded by the coding sequence ATGGCTAATCTGGCAGAAGCTGGCTACGTGTTCCAACCCGCCGGCCGTGAGCTCGTCGGCCACTACCTCATGCCCAGGGCGGGGCTCGGCGGCTTCTTCCTCCCCGGCGTCATCGAGGAGGGCGTGGACGTCTTGTCCTTGCGCCCACGCGCGCTCTCCTTCCCGGAAAACCACAGGAGGGATTACGGCGAGGTATGGGGCTTCTTCTTCGCGGCAAAGCCCGCCGGCGAGACGTGCCCGACGCCCGGGTGCTGGGTGCAGTACGGCCAGGAGAAGGCGTACTACGGCGGCGAGGGCGGCCGGGAGGCAGTGGCGTTCTGGCGCAGGTTCGCGTACCGCTACTCGTGGAGGGACGGGGAGGTAATATCGCCGACGCGCTGGCGGATGAAGGAGTACCGGCTCAACAGGAACGCGGCAGCCTTCCGCCGCGCGCACCCGGGCCCCGTGCCGGCGGACGTCGTCTTCGTGGTCCACAAGGTCTACAGGAAGCCGCTGAtccctcggccgccgccgccgcccgtcgacaGCAGCTCCAGCGAGGACGAGGGCTCCGAGAGCTACATCGTGTACCCGCGACTCGATGAGCTCATGCGGCGGTTAACGCTGGGGAACTAG
- the LOC119367956 gene encoding NAC transcription factor NAM-2-like — translation MANPNLTAGYVFQPTGRELIDHYLVPRAGLGGDFFPGFIEEGVDVLSLPPRELPFRQNHIRDYGEVWGFFFAAKPAGERCPTPGAGVCWVQYGTEKPYYGGEGGREAVAFRRRFAYRYTWKGGAVCSPTCWLMKEYRLNRDAAAFCRAHPDPEASDVVFVVHKVYRKPVLPPPADSNSSEEEEGSERSMVLKRKR, via the coding sequence ATGGCGAACCCTAATCTGACAGCCGGCTACGTGTTCCAACCCACCGGCCGTGAGCTCATCGACCACTACCTCGTCCCCAGGGCGGGGCTCGGCGGTGACTTCTTCCCCGGCTTCATCGAGGAGGGCGTGGACGTCTTGTCCTTGCCCCCGCGTGAGCTCCCCTTCCGGCAAAACCACATAAGGGATTACGGCGAGGTATGGGGCTTCTTCTTCGCGGCAAAGCCCGCCGGCGAGAGGTGCCCGACGCCGGGCGCGGGCGTGTGCTGGGTGCAGTATGGCACAGAGAAGCCGTACTACGGCGGCGAGGGCGGCCGGGAGGCAGTGGCGTTCCGGCGCAGGTTCGCGTACCGCTACACGTGGAAGGGCGGGGCGGTATGCTCGCCGACGTGCTGGCTGATGAAGGAGTACCGGCTCAACAGGGACGCGGCCGCCTTCTGCCGCGCGCATCCTGACCCCGAGGCGTCGGACGTCGTCTTCGTGGTCCACAAGGTCTACCGGAAGCCGGTGCTCCCCCCGCCTGCCGACAGCAactccagcgaggaggaggagggctcCGAGCGCTCCATGGTGTTGAAGAGGAAGCGCTAG